The following are encoded in a window of Schistocerca nitens isolate TAMUIC-IGC-003100 chromosome 9, iqSchNite1.1, whole genome shotgun sequence genomic DNA:
- the LOC126202878 gene encoding uncharacterized protein LOC126202878 encodes MRQSLLWCLPLIIVLFAWEATSHGRLIEPPSRATMWRYGFDTPPNYNDHELYCGGFSRQWNKNSGKCGICGDPWDSPTPRAHEAGGKYGLGVIVRKYKPGAAIPIRVELTANHQGYFEFRLCPHNNPRRVATQECLDKHLLEQARGGGARFYPGSGGNRVFELRYKLPAGLTCSQCILQWRYIAGNNWGNCPNGTGAVGCGPQEEFRACADVSIDSGEGTVETETTETLETSGTTVPATGVTTPTPETVAVERWLVVSIVLATLVGVCAIIALLYLYFYHARDTVKRWLARKQPIPPPRTRKHLHQQQQEERLQQEA; translated from the exons ATGAGGCAGTCTTTGCTATGGTGTCTCCCACTTATCATCGTCCTTTTTGCATGGGAAGCGACCAGTCATGGCAGGCTGATCGAACCACCTTCCAGAGCTACCATGTGGAG GTATGGTTTTGACACACCACCAAACTACAATGACCACGAACTGTATTGTGGTGGCTTCTCGCGTCAGTGGAATAAAAATAGTGGCAAGTGTGGAATATGTGGTGATCCTTGGGATTCACCAACG CCTCGTGCCCACGAAGCTGGTGGCAAGTATGGCCTGGGTGTGATAGTTCGTAAGTACAAACCTGGTGCAGCTATTCCAATAAGAGTGGAGCTCACAGCCAATCATCAAGGCTATTTTGAGTTTCGACTGTGTCCACACAACAATCCTCGTCGAGTTGCCACCCAGGAATGCCTGGACAAGCATCTACTGGAACAG GCACGTGGTGGTGGTGCACGATTCTACCCCGGCAGTGGCGGAAATCGTGTATTTGAGCTCCGATATAAACTTCCTGCTGGGCTGACATGCTCACAATGTATCTTACAGTGGAGGTACATAGCAGGGAACAATTGGGGAAACTGCCCAAATGGAACAGGAGCTGTCGGCTGTGGACCACAG GAAGAATTCCGTGCTTGTGCTGATGTTTCAATTGACTCTGGCGAAGGCACTGTTGAAACAGAGACAACCGAGACCTTGGAGACATCTGGAACGACTGTACCAGCCACAGGGGTTACAACACCAACACCCGAGACAGTCGCTGTGGAGCGCTGGCTGGTTGTTTCTATTGTGCTCGCAACACTTGTTGGAGTGTGTGCTATCATTGCGTTGCTCTATCTGTATTTCTACCATGCTCGTGATACAGTCAAACGATGGCTGGCACGCAAGCAGCCCATTCCACCTCCGAGGACACGCAAACATCTGCACCAGCAGCaacaagaagagagactgcagcaagAGGCATAG